A part of Streptomyces sp. DSM 40750 genomic DNA contains:
- a CDS encoding trypco2 family protein has protein sequence MNDITVGEAIDHLRAELTAARDRARDSGVRFQLGDIALEFTVEMRREQSGKGSIKAWVVSGEAGAVKSETATHKLAFTLRAVDQDGEGIHIGNSDAPTAGLAGGGGLTR, from the coding sequence ATGAACGACATCACCGTCGGCGAAGCCATCGACCACCTTCGAGCCGAACTGACCGCCGCCCGCGATCGCGCCAGGGACTCCGGTGTGCGCTTCCAACTCGGCGACATCGCCCTGGAGTTCACGGTCGAGATGCGCCGCGAGCAGAGCGGGAAGGGGTCCATCAAGGCGTGGGTCGTCTCCGGGGAGGCGGGGGCCGTGAAGTCCGAAACCGCCACCCACAAGCTGGCGTTCACGCTGCGCGCGGTGGACCAGGACGGCGAGGGCATCCACATCGGCAACAGCGATGCTCCGACGGCCGGTCTGGCCGGTGGGGGCGGGCTGACCCGGTAA
- a CDS encoding tetratricopeptide repeat protein has protein sequence MELSRIVAVLLPGAEQRYGGNGTGYLLGRRLIVTARHVLEGRDTCDVQVPGGRAVPCTVVWRGATHVDAALLLAEADVREQVAPVRWGRLVTARHQPCDVAGYPEAGRRADGGLDLQQPRATLAPGTGALSHRYTVELASAPPADPTRRTPSPWSGQSGAALFSGPLLTGVVVTDVSGWGLPRWEAVPVYALLADPEFTDLVTRHTAAAPVWEPVDLQGLVTPAAGWRVRSPATLLDQRAEVVRFHGRERLLGELIDDWCDGDGVQLAVLTGPGGAGKSRLARELCTRLRDRHGWVCGWLDERGPAEDLGVLAEVDRPLILVADYAELRIAQLTALLTVLDRRPDGRPPVRLLLTARARGDITGGWWDQLRTRTRETRNLTYDAAHHELPPLTELPDRGAHYRDALTDLARRLPEALPRALRDVTGDWTGHVALVAPRDVSAPEYGSALTLHMTALTDLLATHPATRLDDTGLRVEEQLLLHERAYWEDSAAGRPRLAEAGPVSLADAVGTAVLTAGAEPALAAPLLRSSPGFRTADAPTLDQGTAWLAEMYPAPGDSCWGALQPDRLGEYHVGDRTRADTDLVTLPLLTLAGAGAALWRSRVEEPAPAGNPGSRPAPPSPERGTTSAAARTEQPPPAGSTESPPVRTEQPTSAETPPLPSAAPTLLAALVTLSRVAELPRHWDPVARALDDALARDSALAGTVMEATTLTESPEPLLDALHRLTDAPDTDPELLLELLDRLGAGRSRVLAGWATRTAATAARGLPPTPRATALVHEAGWRHTAGDHWTAVRRCDEALRLYDSGEAEATPAARFTALLTMARSHRWTTEFDKARAALDRAADLVGTLAPADQAPAEAEILGERARVLVGAGDDDAARPLQEQRVTLLNSLADSGDPVVLERLADAEAELARTLNRKGEFRAAAQLLSEPTAQTLRQMADERPDALGHDAVGSLVGRANRLRLLDRFEEALAVLRDALAVVDRPESLATPVAAEGLAVVLNNIGGTLVSMGRPEEALEPIRRGLAIRRTIVADAGVPNELFWNSLLQHGSALTELRRLDEAREAAEECLEVGSELVRRKISRPRVEAQAQIMLAENLIDLARRNPDQQGDLRRVKRLVDRAVRNYDRDIKNLPGDHLGEYTALLSVAVDLYFALGRPRAARSTIRRAMFVRRLLIRRDPEQHGDLVAARLEARAQESLQAGQMGNAESLLGQVVAIRQVLLDVCGLPTDRSALAGALGQYAGVLSQMGRQREALPELYRALELTREVEPHVEPDQYALAVATCHYNLADTLPWTGAFDEALREVAASEQSLAPLADLNPDLYAREMADCAQLHDAIVRAAERGLPERRHS, from the coding sequence ATGGAACTGAGTCGTATCGTCGCGGTCCTGCTCCCGGGTGCGGAGCAGCGGTACGGCGGCAACGGAACCGGCTATCTCCTGGGCCGCAGGCTGATAGTGACGGCCCGTCACGTACTGGAAGGGCGGGACACCTGCGACGTTCAGGTGCCCGGCGGTCGCGCCGTACCCTGCACCGTCGTCTGGCGCGGCGCCACTCACGTCGACGCGGCCCTGCTCCTCGCCGAGGCAGACGTCCGCGAGCAGGTCGCCCCGGTCCGCTGGGGGCGGCTCGTCACCGCCCGGCACCAGCCCTGCGACGTCGCCGGCTACCCCGAGGCCGGGCGCCGGGCCGACGGCGGCCTCGACCTCCAGCAGCCGCGCGCCACCCTCGCCCCCGGCACCGGCGCCCTGTCCCACCGCTACACCGTGGAACTCGCCAGCGCGCCGCCCGCCGACCCCACCCGCCGCACACCCTCCCCGTGGAGCGGCCAGTCCGGCGCGGCCCTCTTCAGCGGCCCGCTACTGACCGGCGTCGTCGTGACCGACGTCAGCGGCTGGGGGCTGCCGCGCTGGGAGGCCGTACCGGTGTACGCGCTGCTGGCCGACCCGGAGTTCACGGACCTGGTCACCCGGCACACCGCCGCCGCGCCCGTGTGGGAGCCGGTCGACCTTCAGGGCCTCGTCACGCCCGCCGCGGGCTGGCGGGTCCGGTCCCCGGCGACGCTGCTGGACCAGCGCGCCGAGGTGGTCCGCTTCCACGGCCGCGAGCGCCTGCTGGGGGAGCTGATCGACGACTGGTGCGACGGCGACGGCGTACAGCTCGCCGTCCTCACCGGGCCCGGCGGTGCCGGCAAGTCCCGGCTCGCCCGCGAACTGTGCACCCGGCTGCGCGACCGGCACGGCTGGGTCTGCGGCTGGCTGGACGAGCGCGGCCCGGCCGAGGACCTCGGCGTGCTCGCCGAGGTGGACCGCCCGCTGATCCTGGTCGCCGACTACGCCGAGCTGCGGATCGCCCAGCTGACCGCCCTGCTCACCGTGCTGGACCGACGGCCCGACGGCCGCCCTCCGGTACGGCTGCTGCTCACCGCGCGGGCGAGGGGCGACATCACGGGCGGCTGGTGGGACCAGCTCAGGACCCGCACGCGCGAGACGAGAAACCTGACCTACGACGCCGCGCACCACGAACTGCCTCCGCTGACGGAGTTACCGGACCGCGGCGCGCACTACCGCGACGCGCTCACCGACCTCGCCCGGCGCCTCCCCGAGGCACTGCCCCGGGCGCTCAGGGATGTCACCGGTGACTGGACGGGACACGTCGCCCTCGTCGCCCCGCGCGATGTGAGCGCCCCCGAGTACGGCTCGGCCCTCACCCTGCACATGACCGCGCTCACCGACCTCCTCGCCACACACCCCGCGACCCGCCTGGACGACACCGGTCTGCGGGTCGAGGAGCAACTCCTCCTGCACGAGCGCGCGTACTGGGAGGACAGCGCCGCCGGCCGTCCCCGACTGGCGGAGGCCGGCCCCGTATCCCTGGCCGACGCGGTCGGCACCGCGGTCCTCACCGCGGGCGCCGAACCCGCCCTGGCCGCCCCGCTGTTGCGCTCCTCACCCGGCTTCCGCACGGCGGACGCCCCGACCCTGGACCAGGGCACGGCCTGGCTCGCCGAGATGTACCCCGCCCCGGGCGACAGCTGCTGGGGGGCCCTCCAGCCGGACCGCCTGGGGGAGTACCACGTGGGGGACCGGACACGGGCGGACACGGACCTGGTGACGCTGCCGTTGCTGACGTTGGCGGGGGCAGGGGCGGCGCTGTGGCGGTCCCGGGTCGAGGAGCCGGCGCCCGCCGGGAACCCCGGGTCGCGACCCGCCCCGCCGAGCCCTGAGCGCGGTACCACGTCGGCAGCCGCCCGCACCGAACAGCCGCCGCCCGCAGGGAGTACCGAGTCGCCTCCCGTCCGCACCGAACAGCCGACGTCGGCCGAGACCCCACCGCTCCCCTCCGCCGCCCCCACCCTCCTCGCCGCCCTCGTCACTCTCTCCCGCGTGGCCGAACTCCCCCGCCACTGGGACCCCGTCGCCCGCGCCCTGGACGATGCCCTCGCCCGTGACTCGGCCCTCGCCGGCACGGTCATGGAGGCCACCACCCTCACCGAGTCCCCCGAGCCCCTCCTCGACGCCCTGCACCGGCTCACCGACGCGCCCGACACCGACCCCGAGCTGCTGCTGGAGCTGCTGGACCGGCTGGGTGCGGGGCGTAGCCGGGTGCTCGCCGGGTGGGCCACGCGTACCGCCGCCACGGCCGCGCGGGGGCTTCCCCCGACCCCGCGAGCTACCGCGCTCGTGCACGAGGCGGGGTGGCGGCACACCGCCGGGGACCACTGGACGGCCGTACGCCGATGCGACGAGGCGCTGCGGCTGTACGACTCCGGCGAGGCTGAAGCCACCCCCGCCGCACGGTTCACCGCGCTGCTGACCATGGCCCGCTCGCACCGCTGGACCACCGAGTTCGACAAGGCCCGGGCCGCGCTGGACAGGGCCGCCGACCTGGTCGGCACACTTGCCCCGGCCGACCAGGCCCCCGCCGAGGCCGAGATCCTCGGCGAGCGTGCCCGTGTCCTCGTCGGCGCCGGTGACGACGATGCCGCGCGCCCCCTCCAGGAGCAACGCGTCACCCTCCTCAACTCCCTTGCCGACAGCGGCGATCCCGTCGTACTCGAACGTCTCGCGGATGCCGAGGCCGAGCTCGCGCGCACCCTCAATCGCAAGGGCGAGTTCCGTGCCGCCGCCCAGCTGTTGTCCGAGCCCACCGCGCAGACCCTGCGGCAGATGGCCGACGAGCGGCCCGACGCCCTCGGCCACGACGCCGTGGGCAGCCTCGTCGGCCGTGCCAACCGGCTGCGCCTGCTGGACCGGTTCGAGGAGGCACTCGCCGTCCTGCGCGACGCGCTCGCCGTCGTCGACCGGCCGGAGAGCCTGGCCACCCCGGTGGCCGCGGAAGGCTTGGCCGTCGTCCTCAACAACATCGGTGGCACGCTCGTCTCCATGGGCAGACCCGAAGAGGCGCTGGAGCCGATCCGCCGCGGGCTCGCCATCCGACGAACCATCGTCGCGGACGCCGGCGTGCCGAACGAGCTGTTCTGGAACTCCCTCCTCCAGCACGGGTCCGCCCTGACGGAACTGCGCCGTCTCGACGAGGCGCGGGAGGCCGCCGAGGAGTGCCTGGAGGTCGGCTCCGAACTCGTCCGCCGCAAGATCTCCCGCCCCAGGGTGGAGGCCCAGGCCCAGATCATGCTCGCCGAGAACCTGATCGACCTCGCCCGAAGGAACCCCGACCAGCAGGGTGACCTGCGCAGGGTGAAGCGACTCGTCGACCGGGCCGTCCGCAACTACGACCGCGACATCAAGAACCTCCCGGGCGACCACCTGGGCGAGTACACCGCCCTGCTGTCCGTCGCCGTCGACCTCTACTTCGCCCTCGGTCGGCCCCGGGCGGCGCGCTCCACGATCCGCCGGGCGATGTTCGTCCGCCGCCTCCTGATCCGCCGTGACCCCGAGCAGCACGGCGACCTCGTGGCGGCTCGGCTCGAAGCCCGGGCCCAGGAAAGTCTGCAGGCCGGGCAGATGGGCAACGCGGAGAGCCTGCTCGGCCAGGTGGTCGCCATCCGGCAGGTACTCCTCGACGTGTGCGGCCTGCCCACCGACCGGTCCGCCCTGGCCGGCGCCCTCGGCCAGTACGCCGGTGTGCTCTCCCAGATGGGCCGTCAGCGCGAGGCCCTGCCCGAGCTGTACAGGGCGCTGGAGCTGACCCGCGAGGTGGAGCCGCACGTCGAGCCCGACCAGTACGCGCTGGCCGTCGCGACCTGCCACTACAACCTCGCGGACACCCTCCCCTGGACCGGCGCCTTCGACGAGGCGCTGCGCGAGGTGGCGGCCTCCGAGCAGAGCCTCGCCCCGCTCGCCGACCTGAACCCCGATCTGTACGCGCGCGAGATGGCCGACTGCGCCCAGCTGCACGACGCGATCGTCAGGGCGGCGGAGCGTGGTCTTCCCGAACGACGTCATTCCTGA
- a CDS encoding copper homeostasis protein CutC: protein MATRALLEVIALDAEDAVAAQTGGADRLELVTDMGADGLTPAVATFVEVQAAVDIPVRVMLRLADGFAAGDVDALVRAACDMRSAGAEEFVLGFLDPQGEPDPHAVERVVAELDGRPWTFHRAIDRAADRDALRKQLADLPGLDTYLTAGSAAGVDDGLPVLLAEAARRGDPGYTQRLMIGGGLRLDHVPRLRAARVDAFHIGGAARPEGWTAPVAAGAVREWRTALDARAARAGSRTRGD from the coding sequence ATGGCCACGCGCGCGCTTCTGGAGGTGATCGCCCTCGACGCCGAGGACGCCGTCGCCGCCCAGACCGGAGGTGCCGACCGGCTGGAGCTGGTCACGGACATGGGGGCCGACGGACTCACCCCGGCGGTCGCGACGTTCGTGGAGGTGCAGGCCGCCGTGGACATCCCGGTACGGGTCATGCTGCGGCTCGCCGACGGGTTCGCGGCGGGGGACGTGGACGCGCTGGTGCGGGCGGCGTGCGACATGCGGTCGGCCGGGGCGGAGGAGTTCGTGCTCGGGTTCCTCGACCCGCAGGGGGAACCGGACCCGCACGCCGTGGAGCGGGTGGTCGCGGAGCTGGACGGGCGGCCGTGGACGTTCCACCGGGCGATCGACCGCGCCGCCGACCGGGACGCCCTGCGCAAGCAGCTCGCGGACCTGCCGGGGCTGGACACCTACCTCACGGCGGGCTCGGCGGCAGGGGTCGACGACGGTCTGCCCGTACTCCTCGCGGAGGCGGCCCGCCGTGGCGACCCCGGCTACACCCAGCGCCTCATGATCGGCGGCGGCCTACGCCTCGACCACGTCCCACGCCTGCGCGCCGCCCGCGTCGACGCCTTCCACATCGGAGGCGCGGCCCGCCCCGAGGGATGGACCGCGCCGGTCGCCGCCGGTGCCGTACGGGAATGGCGTACGGCGCTGGACGCCCGCGCCGCCCGCGCGGGAAGCAGAACCAGGGGCGACTGA
- a CDS encoding beta/gamma crystallin domain-containing protein, translating to MTRPTSRNLMRLAGVAAAALATTVATALPAHAINRVDCASGNDFLYFEVDGVNPCFANAGTINVAIYGVGWMDTNNNEVSFKYRTVLGGPQYDSGRLPKWYAFDLGLASGAPSGKVHKIEQITIY from the coding sequence ATGACCCGTCCGACCAGCCGGAACCTCATGCGCCTGGCAGGTGTGGCCGCCGCCGCCCTGGCGACCACCGTCGCGACCGCTCTCCCCGCACACGCCATCAACCGGGTGGACTGCGCCAGCGGGAATGACTTCCTCTACTTCGAGGTCGACGGCGTCAATCCCTGCTTCGCCAATGCCGGCACCATCAACGTCGCCATTTACGGCGTGGGCTGGATGGACACCAACAACAACGAGGTGAGCTTCAAGTACCGCACGGTCCTGGGTGGCCCGCAGTACGACTCGGGCCGACTCCCCAAGTGGTACGCCTTCGACCTCGGCCTCGCGTCCGGTGCCCCCAGCGGCAAGGTCCACAAGATCGAGCAGATCACCATTTACTGA
- a CDS encoding SGNH/GDSL hydrolase family protein, translating into MRKLKAALVAGLMTLAGVAVANTPAQAATSAEYVALGDSYASGVGAGSYDASSGDCKRSTKNYPRLWAAANPEYALKDVTCSGATIADVRANQLSALSANTNLVTLTVGGNDTQFSTVVRTCLTDTDAACAFATGWMSSVARNQLVNDLTGLYKDIKARSPKALILVFGYPQTLSTTGTCSPIELSPTKRTAMNGLADALAEGTQKATVNASVYFIDMRKQFTGHGACGTDPWVHSVDASDATASFHPNAAGHEKGYAATFKATWG; encoded by the coding sequence ATGCGTAAATTGAAAGCGGCCCTCGTCGCCGGTTTGATGACGCTCGCCGGAGTGGCGGTGGCGAACACCCCTGCCCAGGCGGCCACGAGCGCGGAATACGTCGCGCTCGGCGACTCGTACGCATCCGGCGTCGGCGCGGGCTCGTACGACGCGTCGAGCGGCGACTGCAAGCGGAGCACGAAGAACTATCCCCGCCTGTGGGCGGCGGCCAACCCCGAGTACGCGCTGAAGGACGTCACGTGCAGCGGCGCGACGATCGCGGACGTACGGGCCAACCAACTGTCCGCGCTGAGCGCGAACACCAACCTCGTCACCCTCACCGTGGGCGGCAACGACACCCAGTTCTCGACGGTGGTGAGGACGTGCCTCACCGACACCGACGCCGCCTGCGCGTTCGCCACGGGGTGGATGTCGTCCGTCGCCAGGAACCAGCTCGTGAATGACCTCACCGGCCTGTACAAGGACATCAAGGCCCGCTCACCGAAGGCCCTGATCCTCGTCTTCGGCTACCCGCAGACGCTGTCCACGACCGGTACGTGCTCGCCGATCGAACTCAGCCCCACGAAGCGCACCGCGATGAACGGCCTGGCCGACGCGCTGGCGGAGGGCACCCAGAAGGCGACGGTCAACGCGAGCGTGTACTTCATCGACATGCGCAAGCAGTTCACCGGCCACGGGGCGTGCGGCACCGACCCGTGGGTCCACAGCGTCGACGCGTCCGACGCGACGGCGTCCTTCCACCCCAACGCGGCGGGCCACGAGAAGGGCTACGCGGCGACGTTCAAGGCCACCTGGGGCTGA
- a CDS encoding maleylpyruvate isomerase family mycothiol-dependent enzyme, whose translation MTVADTHDVRDPELPGRLLTAERDALVPLLRERPAEDFAAPTCCPGWTVRHVLAHCGAVLSRVVESRFEEGVFGPESNDRDIAERDAWAVARVVDELERGMTEAGPVIAEAGGVLDGIALGEWVHAGDVREAWELPGAYGGAQLGPALELLAHLTRVRGTLPLHADLDDLDEPLRLGAATGDGPPARYIGDATTLVRLCSGRRPPADTTYELAGATEAELNLYA comes from the coding sequence ATGACTGTTGCCGATACACACGATGTACGGGACCCCGAGCTGCCCGGCCGGTTGCTGACCGCCGAGCGGGACGCGCTGGTGCCGCTGCTGCGGGAGCGGCCGGCGGAGGACTTCGCGGCCCCCACCTGTTGTCCGGGGTGGACCGTGCGGCATGTGCTCGCGCACTGCGGGGCCGTGCTGTCGCGGGTGGTGGAGAGCCGGTTCGAGGAAGGGGTGTTCGGTCCGGAGTCGAACGACCGGGACATCGCCGAGCGGGACGCCTGGGCGGTCGCGCGGGTCGTGGACGAGCTGGAGCGCGGGATGACCGAGGCCGGGCCCGTGATCGCCGAGGCCGGCGGGGTGCTGGACGGGATCGCCCTCGGGGAGTGGGTGCACGCCGGCGACGTGCGGGAGGCCTGGGAACTGCCGGGAGCGTACGGCGGCGCGCAGCTCGGGCCCGCTCTGGAACTCCTGGCCCACCTCACCCGCGTGCGCGGGACCCTTCCGCTCCACGCCGACCTCGACGACCTGGACGAGCCGCTGCGGCTGGGCGCGGCGACCGGCGACGGCCCGCCCGCCCGCTACATCGGCGACGCCACCACCCTCGTACGGCTCTGCTCGGGACGCCGCCCACCCGCCGACACGACGTACGAACTGGCCGGCGCCACCGAGGCCGAGCTCAACCTCTACGCCTGA
- a CDS encoding HD domain-containing protein — translation MSDALDALEARWLQALVSAREGTREGAREPSPAPYAANLLKRWSEPQRKYHTLDHLTAVLDHIDALEEYADDPDLVRLAAWFHDAVYLPERSTNEERSARLAERALPEAGVSEEKTAEVARLVRLTVTHDPADDDPNGQVLCDADLAILASAPDAYAAYAAAVREEYGFVPDDAFRAGRAAVLRQLLDLPRLFRTPYGQREWEGRARENLRAELDGLTAG, via the coding sequence ATGTCCGACGCCCTCGACGCACTGGAAGCCCGCTGGCTCCAGGCCCTCGTCTCCGCCCGGGAAGGCACCCGCGAAGGCGCCCGCGAGCCCAGCCCGGCCCCCTACGCCGCGAACCTCCTCAAGCGCTGGTCCGAGCCGCAGCGCAAGTACCACACGCTCGACCATCTCACCGCGGTCCTGGACCACATCGACGCACTGGAGGAGTACGCCGACGACCCGGACCTCGTACGCCTGGCCGCCTGGTTCCACGACGCGGTCTACCTGCCGGAGCGGTCGACGAACGAGGAGCGGTCGGCCCGGCTCGCGGAGCGGGCGTTGCCCGAGGCCGGGGTCTCGGAGGAGAAGACGGCGGAGGTGGCACGGCTGGTGCGCCTCACCGTCACACACGACCCGGCCGACGACGACCCGAACGGGCAGGTGCTGTGCGACGCCGACCTCGCGATTCTGGCGTCGGCGCCCGACGCGTACGCCGCCTATGCCGCCGCCGTACGGGAGGAGTACGGATTCGTGCCGGACGACGCCTTCCGGGCGGGCCGGGCAGCTGTGCTACGGCAACTCCTCGACCTGCCAAGGCTGTTCAGGACGCCGTACGGGCAGCGGGAGTGGGAGGGGCGAGCGCGGGAGAACCTGCGGGCGGAGCTGGACGGGCTGACGGCGGGCTGA
- a CDS encoding Cmx/CmrA family chloramphenicol efflux MFS transporter, with amino-acid sequence MPLSVYVLGLAVFALGTSEFMLSGLLPPIAEDMDVSIPRAGLLISAFAIGMVVGAPLLAVATLRLPRRTTLVTLITVFGFGQVAGALAPSYGVLFASRIVSALACAGFWAVGAAVAVAMVPVNARARALAIMIGGLSIANVLGVPAGAFLGEHFGWRSAFWAVAAASAIALVGVVTLVPAIPLPDERPRLAQEVRIYRDRQVWLSIAVVALAAGGVFCAFSYLAPLLTDVAGLDDGWVPTVLALFGIGALIGTAIGGRIADAHLFGVLLSGTTASTVLLVGLALLAEYAVAAVLLSFLLGVSCFYTAPALNARLFNVAGAAPTLAGATTTAAFNLGNTGGPWVGGVVIDADFGYTSTAWAGAAIMAAAIGTTAVSLRLHRRTRASRLVAGTGTGTETGTSGSTVNPVRTDV; translated from the coding sequence ATTCCACTCTCCGTCTACGTCCTCGGGCTCGCCGTCTTCGCGCTCGGGACGAGTGAGTTCATGCTCTCGGGGCTGCTGCCGCCCATCGCGGAGGACATGGACGTGTCGATTCCGCGGGCGGGGCTGCTGATATCGGCGTTCGCGATCGGGATGGTGGTCGGGGCGCCGCTGCTCGCCGTGGCGACCCTCCGTCTCCCCCGCCGGACCACCCTCGTCACGCTGATCACGGTCTTCGGGTTCGGGCAGGTCGCGGGTGCGCTCGCGCCCAGCTACGGCGTTCTCTTCGCGTCCCGGATCGTGAGCGCACTGGCCTGCGCGGGGTTCTGGGCGGTCGGGGCGGCCGTGGCCGTGGCGATGGTGCCGGTGAACGCGCGGGCCCGGGCGCTGGCCATCATGATCGGCGGGTTGTCGATCGCGAATGTGCTGGGCGTGCCGGCGGGGGCGTTCCTCGGGGAGCACTTCGGGTGGCGGTCGGCGTTCTGGGCGGTGGCCGCGGCCTCGGCGATCGCGCTCGTCGGGGTCGTCACGCTCGTGCCCGCGATCCCGCTGCCCGACGAGCGGCCCCGCCTCGCCCAGGAGGTCCGGATCTACCGCGACCGGCAGGTCTGGCTGTCCATCGCCGTCGTGGCGCTCGCCGCCGGCGGGGTCTTCTGCGCGTTCAGCTATCTCGCGCCGCTGCTCACGGACGTGGCCGGGCTGGACGACGGGTGGGTGCCGACGGTCCTCGCGCTGTTCGGGATCGGGGCGTTGATCGGCACGGCGATCGGGGGACGGATCGCGGACGCGCACCTCTTCGGCGTACTGCTCAGCGGTACCACCGCCTCCACGGTCCTCCTCGTCGGCCTGGCCCTGCTCGCCGAGTACGCCGTCGCCGCCGTCCTCCTCTCCTTCCTCCTCGGGGTGTCCTGCTTCTACACCGCCCCGGCCCTCAACGCCCGCCTGTTCAACGTCGCCGGCGCGGCCCCCACCCTCGCCGGCGCCACCACCACCGCCGCGTTCAACCTCGGCAACACCGGCGGCCCCTGGGTCGGCGGGGTCGTCATCGACGCGGACTTCGGCTACACCTCGACCGCCTGGGCGGGCGCCGCCATCATGGCGGCCGCCATCGGCACCACGGCCGTATCGCTGCGCCTCCACCGACGTACCAGGGCCTCCCGCCTCGTGGCCGGGACCGGGACCGGGACCGAAACAGGGACCAGCGGCAGCACCGTAAATCCGGTACGTACGGACGTGTGA
- a CDS encoding GNAT family N-acetyltransferase — protein sequence MGGEQVQQAVEHSLAVLRTAVDGDWEGVKAGRLEWSCRETAEHVASDLIAYAGQLAGRATTTWVPFEIDMAECERNADVLHVIETTGALLTAVVRTTPREVRAFHPYPFRWADREGFAAMAVAEVLLHTHDIAEGVGLPSSSHVPPVALCESVLARLFPHVRPGDAPWATLLWATGRGDLPGRAPVTEWRWSNPLHIDAGRIVLQGVHPAAAADLAEGGTGGFEWIAGGPVEGTRIGAGLVFQAYEAGVHRPEWGMFVLVRKEDGLAVGALGYHGAPDEEGRVEVGYDLVEGARGRGYMTEALGALAGWARERSRERGDVRSLFAVVDKANSPSQGVVSRAGFEKVSEDWGDGEHGEQFAYELRLRV from the coding sequence ATGGGCGGGGAACAGGTACAGCAAGCCGTCGAACACAGCCTCGCGGTACTGCGGACAGCGGTCGACGGGGACTGGGAGGGCGTCAAGGCGGGGCGGCTGGAGTGGAGTTGCCGGGAGACCGCCGAGCACGTCGCGTCGGACCTGATCGCGTACGCGGGGCAGCTGGCGGGGCGGGCGACGACGACGTGGGTGCCGTTCGAGATCGACATGGCCGAGTGCGAGCGCAACGCCGACGTACTGCATGTGATCGAGACGACGGGGGCGCTGCTCACCGCCGTCGTCCGTACGACCCCCCGCGAGGTGCGCGCCTTCCACCCGTATCCGTTCCGCTGGGCCGACCGTGAGGGCTTCGCGGCGATGGCGGTCGCCGAGGTGCTGCTGCACACGCACGACATCGCGGAGGGCGTCGGGCTCCCGTCGTCCTCGCACGTACCGCCCGTCGCGCTGTGCGAGTCCGTACTCGCCCGCCTCTTCCCGCACGTCAGGCCCGGTGACGCCCCCTGGGCGACACTGCTGTGGGCCACCGGCCGGGGCGACCTGCCGGGGCGCGCCCCCGTCACCGAGTGGCGGTGGAGCAACCCGCTGCACATCGACGCCGGGCGCATCGTCCTACAGGGCGTCCACCCGGCGGCCGCCGCCGATCTCGCCGAGGGCGGCACCGGCGGCTTCGAGTGGATCGCGGGCGGGCCGGTCGAGGGGACGCGGATCGGCGCGGGGCTGGTGTTCCAGGCGTACGAGGCGGGGGTGCACCGGCCGGAGTGGGGCATGTTCGTGCTCGTACGCAAGGAGGACGGGCTGGCCGTCGGTGCGCTGGGCTACCACGGCGCCCCGGACGAGGAGGGCCGTGTCGAGGTCGGCTACGACCTGGTCGAGGGGGCGCGCGGGCGCGGTTACATGACGGAGGCGCTGGGCGCGCTGGCCGGCTGGGCGCGGGAGCGGAGCCGGGAGCGGGGAGACGTACGGTCGCTGTTCGCGGTCGTCGACAAGGCCAACTCCCCTTCGCAGGGCGTCGTTTCGCGTGCCGGATTCGAGAAGGTGAGCGAGGACTGGGGCGACGGGGAGCACGGGGAGCAGTTCGCCTACGAACTCCGTCTGCGCGTCTGA
- a CDS encoding DUF4031 domain-containing protein — translation MTVYIDPPTWPGHGRMWSHLVSDVSFDELHAFAGQLGIPERAFERDHYDIPSHRYAEVVRAGAVEVGSKELLRRLTGAGLRRPKRRGTTA, via the coding sequence GTGACCGTCTACATAGACCCGCCCACCTGGCCGGGGCACGGGCGCATGTGGTCGCACCTCGTGAGCGACGTGTCGTTCGACGAACTGCACGCCTTCGCCGGGCAGTTGGGCATCCCGGAGCGCGCCTTCGAACGCGACCACTACGACATCCCGTCCCACCGTTACGCGGAGGTCGTGCGGGCGGGCGCCGTGGAGGTGGGCTCGAAGGAGCTGCTGCGCCGGCTCACGGGAGCGGGGCTGCGCAGGCCGAAGCGGCGCGGGACGACGGCCTGA